In the Staphylococcus condimenti genome, one interval contains:
- the tatA gene encoding twin-arginine translocase TatA/TatE family subunit, whose amino-acid sequence MFTNMFVLGITGPTSLVVIAIIALIIFGPTKLPQFGRAIGSTLKEFKSAAEHIDDDSHETPSKPSESQRKESTK is encoded by the coding sequence ATGTTTACAAATATGTTTGTTCTTGGTATCACTGGCCCCACGAGTTTAGTTGTAATTGCGATTATCGCACTAATTATTTTTGGACCTACAAAACTTCCTCAGTTCGGAAGAGCAATTGGATCAACTTTAAAAGAATTCAAATCTGCAGCTGAACACATTGACGATGATTCTCACGAGACACCCAGTAAACCCTCAGAATCTCAACGAAAAGAATCAACTAAATAA